A section of the Clostridium felsineum DSM 794 genome encodes:
- a CDS encoding type II secretion system protein, with protein sequence MQFYKVKKGFTLIEAVAASAIFCIFTVFVISILFNFVKSYKEDMKVNNDEASFTSGLIIINKFLKEGTVNIEKDNEIKVVKDENDFNIIRLNSYTGKIVVDYYELNEKVTSNNIIEKVSSFNILQNKNVFYLYITLNDGRRIRKCFPIKE encoded by the coding sequence ATGCAATTTTACAAAGTAAAGAAAGGTTTTACTCTTATTGAGGCTGTAGCTGCTTCAGCTATTTTTTGTATATTCACAGTATTTGTAATATCAATACTTTTTAATTTTGTGAAAAGTTATAAAGAAGATATGAAAGTCAATAATGATGAGGCTAGTTTTACAAGCGGGCTTATCATTATAAATAAATTCTTAAAGGAAGGTACAGTAAATATTGAAAAAGACAATGAAATAAAGGTTGTTAAAGACGAAAATGATTTTAACATAATTCGTTTAAATTCATATACAGGTAAAATTGTTGTGGATTATTATGAGCTTAATGAAAAAGTAACCTCTAATAATATTATTGAAAAAGTAAGTAGCTTTAATATATTGCAAAATAAGAATGTATTTTATTTGTATATAACATTGAATGATGGAAGAAGGATTAGAAAATGTTTTCCCATAAAAGAATAA
- a CDS encoding prepilin-type N-terminal cleavage/methylation domain-containing protein: MFKLRNKKGFALVEVICAFSVFSILFLFAVSLRVDEVKMKKVNDDIQNYTYYIDAVKNEMIFNYTPMDIDNLSRQEKIYLSKNKILDNQSQVDLKEDRAVGDSYPYITVSYLNENGALKITLKLYTDIMGKEKIFVCNFTK, encoded by the coding sequence ATGTTCAAATTAAGGAATAAGAAAGGTTTTGCATTAGTTGAGGTTATATGCGCTTTTTCAGTATTTTCTATATTATTCTTATTTGCAGTTAGTTTAAGAGTAGATGAAGTGAAAATGAAAAAAGTTAATGATGATATTCAAAATTATACTTATTATATTGATGCTGTAAAAAATGAAATGATTTTTAACTATACTCCTATGGATATTGATAATTTAAGTAGACAAGAAAAGATATATTTGTCAAAGAACAAAATATTAGATAATCAGTCTCAAGTAGATCTAAAAGAGGATAGAGCAGTTGGAGACTCATACCCATATATTACTGTAAGTTATTTAAATGAAAATGGAGCGTTAAAAATAACATTGAAGCTTTATACGGATATTATGGGAAAGGAAAAGATTTTTGTATGCAATTTTACAAAGTAA
- a CDS encoding type II secretion system protein translates to MENNLDTILNKNKKGYTLIEIICAAAIVLILSSVVVMSIKSYKDIRNEIEIKYVNNEMINFINNSRNYCIDKNVVGKLYFDRELNCVMFYKDSQTTIDRFVLPEDFKLQPLITSDGSITIDNKGSINACSILYKDNREKTHIITVCVGTGNVQIKE, encoded by the coding sequence ATGGAGAACAATCTAGATACGATTTTAAACAAAAATAAAAAGGGGTATACCTTAATTGAAATTATTTGTGCTGCAGCTATTGTTCTTATTTTATCTTCTGTAGTTGTAATGAGTATTAAAAGTTATAAGGATATCAGAAATGAAATTGAGATAAAGTACGTAAACAATGAAATGATTAATTTTATAAATAATAGTAGAAATTATTGTATAGATAAAAATGTAGTTGGAAAATTGTATTTTGATAGAGAATTAAACTGTGTAATGTTTTATAAAGACAGTCAGACTACTATAGATAGGTTTGTACTACCAGAAGATTTTAAGCTTCAGCCCTTAATTACCTCAGACGGCTCAATTACAATTGATAATAAAGGATCTATAAATGCATGCTCAATTTTATATAAAGATAATAGGGAGAAAACACACATTATAACAGTGTGTGTAGGGACAGGAAATGTTCAAATTAAGGAATAA
- a CDS encoding prepilin-type N-terminal cleavage/methylation domain-containing protein: MRKKGFTLIELIISMAIIAILAAILVPNISSYIKKANNEKAKDIAAIVFSNSMRSYMKDGKFQREDVLNNINEDLNIKDNEVDVASLYDSEITVDFKVSKLEYEVKIDGEQSRYDFKQK; encoded by the coding sequence ATGCGAAAAAAAGGATTTACGCTTATTGAACTTATTATTTCAATGGCAATAATAGCAATATTAGCTGCAATACTTGTTCCTAATATATCTTCTTATATTAAAAAGGCAAATAATGAAAAAGCAAAAGATATAGCTGCAATTGTATTTTCTAATTCCATGAGAAGCTACATGAAGGATGGAAAATTTCAAAGAGAAGATGTTTTAAACAATATAAATGAAGATTTAAATATTAAAGATAATGAAGTTGATGTAGCATCACTTTACGATAGTGAAATTACTGTTGATTTTAAAGTAAGCAAATTAGAGTATGAGGTTAAGATAGATGGAGAACAATCTAGATACGATTTTAAACAAAAATAA
- a CDS encoding type II secretion system F family protein, whose translation MKQYKYKAVNLEGKVIKGETFLGSEFEIVMELRNNKYFLTSLKESRKMLIKSRKIRSKELYIFSKQMAYMMNAGFNICESLNILKDKFQGNMQRLIIFIKKGVENGNSIYKSIDEADSTVPNFFKSMILIGEESGNLSEVFKNMAEHYKHQWRTEEKIKNAATYPTIVFVFTMLVLVFLVSRVIPKFIDTLNSLGGKLPKITEFLLNISYFIRGNFIIILVAILVCFVFIKKVMSIEKNRLKVDKLKFKLPLLKNIYKNKIALRFSSALYILIKSGIDVIKGMYIASEVLENSYGEKCIKDVIEELRNGESFREAFTTMEIFNNQTKDMFIMAEECGNIEEIMGNISELYKEQFNDDLKRIINFIEPCMIIILAVFVGTIIISSILPMINIMNSI comes from the coding sequence ATGAAACAGTATAAATATAAAGCTGTGAATTTAGAGGGGAAGGTCATAAAAGGAGAGACATTTTTAGGTAGTGAGTTTGAAATTGTAATGGAACTTAGGAATAATAAATATTTTTTGACGTCCTTAAAGGAAAGTAGAAAAATGCTTATTAAGAGTAGAAAAATAAGGAGTAAGGAACTCTATATTTTTTCAAAGCAAATGGCTTATATGATGAATGCTGGTTTTAATATATGTGAAAGTTTAAATATACTTAAAGATAAATTTCAAGGAAACATGCAAAGATTAATTATTTTTATAAAAAAAGGTGTTGAAAATGGTAATTCTATATATAAAAGTATAGATGAAGCAGATAGTACTGTACCAAATTTTTTTAAAAGTATGATTCTTATAGGAGAAGAGTCTGGAAATTTATCTGAGGTATTTAAAAATATGGCAGAGCACTATAAACATCAGTGGAGAACAGAAGAAAAAATAAAAAATGCTGCCACATATCCAACTATCGTATTTGTTTTTACAATGTTAGTTTTGGTGTTTTTAGTTTCTAGAGTAATTCCCAAGTTTATAGATACATTGAATTCCCTTGGAGGAAAGCTGCCTAAAATAACCGAGTTTTTATTAAATATAAGCTATTTTATAAGAGGAAATTTTATAATTATACTTGTAGCAATTTTAGTTTGCTTTGTTTTCATTAAAAAAGTAATGAGTATAGAAAAGAATAGGCTAAAGGTAGATAAGTTAAAATTTAAACTGCCATTACTTAAAAATATATATAAAAATAAAATAGCACTAAGGTTTTCAAGTGCGTTGTACATACTTATTAAAAGTGGTATTGATGTAATAAAAGGAATGTACATAGCTTCTGAGGTTTTAGAAAATTCTTATGGAGAAAAATGCATAAAAGATGTAATCGAAGAGTTGAGAAATGGTGAAAGTTTTAGAGAAGCGTTTACTACTATGGAGATTTTTAATAATCAAACTAAAGACATGTTTATTATGGCAGAGGAGTGTGGAAACATAGAAGAAATTATGGGAAATATATCAGAACTTTATAAAGAACAATTCAATGATGATCTTAAAAGAATAATAAATTTTATAGAACCATGTATGATAATAATTTTAGCTGTATTTGTTGGAACCATAATAATATCTTCAATACTACCTATGATTAATATAATGAATTCTATATAA